A window of Cydia pomonella isolate Wapato2018A chromosome 22, ilCydPomo1, whole genome shotgun sequence contains these coding sequences:
- the LOC133530435 gene encoding trifunctional enzyme subunit beta, mitochondrial, with protein MASHIAKTLLKTSHASSTIKFDTARRALSVGAALQQKKTLKDRTGKNVVLVDGVRTPFLVSFTDYSKMMPHELARHALLGLLQKTGIDKELIDYIIYGTVIQEVKTSNIGREAALAAGFSDRTPAHTVTMACISSNQAITTGIGMIAAGAYDIIVAGGVEFMSDVPIRHSRKMRSLLLRVNRAKTPAQRLSLLASIRPDFFAPELPAVAEFSSGETMGHSADRLAAAFGATRQEQDDYALRSHKAAAEAQAKGYFTDLIPVKVDGKDGLVDKDNGIRVSTPEQLAKLKPAFIKPHGTVTAANASFLTDGASACLVMPEAKAKELGFKPKAYLRDFTYVAQDPVDQLLLGPAYGIPKVLDKAGLTMKDVDSWEIHEAFAGQILANLKAMDSDWFGQTYLKRQGKVGSPDMSKWNNWGGSLSIGHPFAATGVRLAMHTANRLVREDGHVGVISACAAGGQGVAMILERHPDATAD; from the exons ATGGCATCCCACATAGCGAAAACTTTGTTGAAAACTTCACATGCCAGCTCGACGATCAAATTTg atacTGCTAGGCGTGCCCTGAGCGTCGGGGCAGCGCTGCAGCAAAAGAAGACTCTCAAAGACCGCACCGGCAAAAATGTGGTGCTGGTGGATGGCGTCCGCACCCCCTTCCTTGTCTCCTTCACCGATTATTCCAAGATGATGCCCCACGAGCTGGCGAGACACGCCCTGTT ggGTCTCCTGCAAAAGACCGGCATAGACAAGGAGTTAATCGACTACATCATCTATGGCACGGTCATCCAGGAAGTGAAGACGTCCAACATTGGTCGCGAGGCGGCATTGGCGGCAGGCTTTAGTGACCGCACGCCCGCCCACACTGTCACCATGGCCTGTATATCCTCCAACCAGGCTATCACTACTG GTATCGGTATGATAGCGGCTGGCGCCTACGACATCATCGTCGCCGGCGGCGTCGAGTTCATGTCGGACGTGCCCATCCGCCACTCGCGCAAGATGCGCTCCCTGCTGCTGCGCGTCAACCGAGCCAAGACCCCCGCGCAGCGCCTGTCGCTGCTGGCCTCTATCCGGCCGGATTTCTTCGCCCCCGag CTCCCCGCCGTGGCTGAGTTCTCCTCCGGAGAAACCATGGGTCACAGCGCGGACCGCCTAGCGGCCGCTTTCGGCGCCACCCGTCAAGAGCAAGATGACTACGCTCTGAGATCGCACAAGGCCGCTGCCGAAGCACAGGCCAAGGGATACTTCACCGATCTCATCCCTGTGAAGG TGGACGGCAAGGACGGTCTGGTGGACAAGGACAACGGCATCCGCGTGTCCACCCCCGAGCAGCTCGCCAAGCTGAAGCCGGCCTTCATCAAGCCGCACGGCACCGTCACCGCCGCCAACGCTTCATTCCTG ACTGACGGCGCATCGGCATGTCTCGTGATGCCCGAGGCCAAGGCCAAGGAGCTCGGCTTCAAGCCCAAGGCCTATCTGAGGGACTTCACCTACGTCGCTCAG GATCCCGTGGACCAGCTGCTCCTGGGCCCCGCGTACGGCATCCCCAAGGTCCTGGACAAAGCCGGACTCACCATGAAGGATGTCGACTCCTGGGAGATCCACGAGGCCTTCGCT ggtCAAATCTTGGCCAACTTGAAGGCGATGGACTCCGACTGGTTCGGTCAGACCTATCTGAAGAGGCAGGGCAAG GTCGGCTCGCCTGACATGTCCAAGTGGAACAACTGGGGAGGCTCTCTGTCCATCGGACATCCCTTCGCTGCCACTGGT GTCCGTCTGGCGATGCACACGGCCAACCGGCTGGTGCGCGAGGACGGGCACGTCGGCGTCATCAGCGCCTGCGCCGCCGGCGGCCAGGGCGTCGCCATGATCCTCGAGCGCCACCCCGACGCCACCGCCGACTAG